Proteins co-encoded in one Kitasatospora acidiphila genomic window:
- a CDS encoding ATP-binding protein, whose amino-acid sequence MTSAAVAETSPDADAEWQDMPCRPESAALARRTVRARLNAWGLGQLSESAELLVTELISNAARHTGCQTIRLYTTFDGLVVRVAVRDSSRTMPVRIHTDRDAESGRGLHLVHRLSHRWGADLQPLGKVVWFELRRPGSKKPARLP is encoded by the coding sequence ATGACATCAGCAGCAGTGGCCGAGACCTCCCCGGACGCGGACGCCGAGTGGCAGGACATGCCCTGCCGGCCGGAGTCGGCGGCCCTCGCCCGCCGGACCGTGCGGGCTCGCCTCAATGCGTGGGGGCTCGGGCAGCTGAGCGAGAGCGCCGAGCTGCTGGTGACAGAGCTGATCAGCAACGCCGCCCGTCACACCGGCTGCCAGACAATCCGGCTCTACACCACCTTTGACGGCCTGGTCGTCCGCGTCGCCGTGCGGGACTCCAGCCGCACCATGCCCGTGCGGATCCACACCGACCGCGACGCCGAGAGCGGCCGCGGCCTGCACCTGGTCCACCGGCTCTCCCACCGCTGGGGAGCCGACCTCCAACCACTCGGCAAAGTGGTCTGGTTCGAGCTGCGCCGCCCGGGCTCGAAGAAGCCCGCCAGGCTTCCATAG